A genomic region of Cyprinus carpio isolate SPL01 chromosome B11, ASM1834038v1, whole genome shotgun sequence contains the following coding sequences:
- the tmem178 gene encoding transmembrane protein 178A isoform X1: MEKRALVTAISLSMSVLALMLLVTAIFTDHWYETDTRRHKENCDQYGSESNDQKNREMPIYHLPLVDSGNAKRNLALMKPIHVGSREEELLENWRAILGMGILETECGRPLFSTYSGLWRKCYFQGMDTDIDKLISKGIADRCTSVKYHFSQPIRLRNIPLNLTRTIQQDEWHLLHLRRITAGFLGMAAAVMLCGSIVAAVGFFWEESLTQHVSGLLFLMAGIFCTISLCTYAASVSYDLSRNPPFIYGLPSDVDHGYGWSIFCAWVSLGLTVASGCICTTYPFLSRTKALRSKTARESSV; the protein is encoded by the exons ATGGAGAAACGGGCTCTTGTAACGGCGATCAGCTTGTCCATGAGCGTACTCGCGCTCATGCTGCTGGTAACGGCGATCTTTACCGACCATTGGTACGAAACCGACACCAGGAGACACAAGGAGAACTGCGACCAATACGGGTCGGAGTCCAACGACCAGAAGAACAGGGAGATGCCCATCTATCACCTGCCTTTGGTGGACAGCGGGAATGCGAAGCGCAACCTGGCTCTCATGAAGCCCATCCATGTAGGGAGTCGAGAGGAGGAACTGCTGGAGAACTGGAGAGCGATTTTGGGCATGGGCATTTTGGAGACGGAGTGCGGGCGCCCGCTTTTCTCCACCTATTCTGGACTTTGGAGGAAATGTTACTTCCAGGGAATGGATACGGATATTGACAAACTCATTTCGAAGG GTATTGCAGACCGATGCACATCTGTCAAGTACCATTTCTCCCAACCCATTAGACTCAGGAACATCCCTCTCAACCTGACAAGGACCATACAGCAGGACGAGTGGCACCTCTTAC ATCTGCGGCGCATCACAGCAGGGTTCTTGGGCATGGCTGCTGCCGTGATGCTGTGTGGAAGCATTGTGGCCGCCGTGGGATTTTTCTGGGAGGAGAGCCTCACCCAGCATGTGTCTGGACTCCTCTTCCTTATGGCAG GAATCTTTTGCACAATCTCACTGTGCACCTACGCAGCCAGTGTCTCATACGACCTATCCAGAAACCCTCCTTTCATCTACGGTTTGCCCAGTGATGTAGACCACGGGTACGGATGGTCCATCTTCTGCGCATGGGTCAGTCTGGGCCTAACAGTGGCATCAGGTTGCATCTGCACAACTTATCCATTCCTGAGCCGCACAAAGGCTCTTCGCTCCAAAACGGCAAGGGAGTCGTCTGTATGA
- the tmem178 gene encoding transmembrane protein 178A isoform X2, with the protein MAAAVMLCGSIVAAVGFFWEESLTQHVSGLLFLMAGIFCTISLCTYAASVSYDLSRNPPFIYGLPSDVDHGYGWSIFCAWVSLGLTVASGCICTTYPFLSRTKALRSKTARESSV; encoded by the exons ATGGCTGCTGCCGTGATGCTGTGTGGAAGCATTGTGGCCGCCGTGGGATTTTTCTGGGAGGAGAGCCTCACCCAGCATGTGTCTGGACTCCTCTTCCTTATGGCAG GAATCTTTTGCACAATCTCACTGTGCACCTACGCAGCCAGTGTCTCATACGACCTATCCAGAAACCCTCCTTTCATCTACGGTTTGCCCAGTGATGTAGACCACGGGTACGGATGGTCCATCTTCTGCGCATGGGTCAGTCTGGGCCTAACAGTGGCATCAGGTTGCATCTGCACAACTTATCCATTCCTGAGCCGCACAAAGGCTCTTCGCTCCAAAACGGCAAGGGAGTCGTCTGTATGA